The DNA window CGACCCGGAATTCGGCCAGCCTGGCGACTACGTCAGCTTTGCCGACGGCTTTCCGCTGCTGGTCACCACCACGGGCTCGCTGGACCTTCTGAACAGCCATCTTGCCAGGCCCATCGAGATGGCGCGGTTTCGGCCAAACATCGTGCTCGACGCAGAAGGCGCATGGCCCGAAGACAGCTGGAAAACGATCCGTATCGGTTCTGTCGAGTTGCGGATCGCAAAGCCCTGCGCGCGCTGTGTCATCACCACCCGCGATCCGCACAGTGGCGAGCAACCGGATCCGCGCGAGCCGTTGCAGACGCTTGGCAAACTCCATCGCTCCGCCAAGGGCGGCATCATCTTCGGCCAGAATGCGATTCCCAACAACGCCGGCACGATCTCCATCGGCGACGCGGTCGAGATCATGGAAGCAGGGGGCTCGAACCTGACATAGTCGCTGCTCCCAGCGTCGGCGGCCGCCATGCTTGGAACGGGCCGACCTCGGCTGTAGACTGACAAGGTCGGCAACAAGCCGCCCTTGGAAGCCAAACGATCGGAGGCCCCATGATCCGTATCGGCTTTGTTGCCGCATTGCTGTTGACCGGCACCGTGGCGGCGGCGGCGGCGTTGCCGCCTTACTGGCAACGACAGGCCGAGATCCGAGCCATCGCGGACAGTGCCGATCTTGCCGGCAAACTGGAAAGCCGCCCCATCGACGCGATCGAGCATATGGGAACCGACCGCTACCGGGTGGGGGCCGGCGGCTGCACGCTCGATGTGCTGATCGTCGACGACACAAGCGCCGAGCCGATGCCGGGTCCGCGCAAGTTCAAGCTGCAGATTGGCAAGCTCGTCTGCAAATGAGCCGCCGGACTCCACCGCCGACGGCTGCCGAGATGCTCG is part of the Mesorhizobium loti genome and encodes:
- a CDS encoding MOSC domain-containing protein, with protein sequence MKVVGIYRYPVKSLRGHAVQSADIETMGMAGDRRWMVVDKDGHFLTIRQIPAMTTIDVDHRGTGILLKHDKHGSHAVEAPAPDAVLRQVKIWKDIVAARPGDPAAGAYLSTILGRPVDLVYLDDPQNRPVDPEFGQPGDYVSFADGFPLLVTTTGSLDLLNSHLARPIEMARFRPNIVLDAEGAWPEDSWKTIRIGSVELRIAKPCARCVITTRDPHSGEQPDPREPLQTLGKLHRSAKGGIIFGQNAIPNNAGTISIGDAVEIMEAGGSNLT